One stretch of Acropora muricata isolate sample 2 chromosome 12, ASM3666990v1, whole genome shotgun sequence DNA includes these proteins:
- the LOC136892850 gene encoding uncharacterized protein has translation MANVSYGPHLLTEDDIPGSSLSGRNPASLKNPELRFWLKCRGDSCKGLTTKAQLVKRVEEYIRRNLHQCIVDPDENMIYTRRKLHFLGSSNSVGESSNAGIRSSSDTAASSNTLTTAQIPKFPADGWGISLEKSPHFTRVEMDKHVARSGKNMGAGVHLSLPTGLAKAKTYLKDDYLHDIQTNYDQRYFFYRAKCFHSFKRNENPHNLDLALCIVSGDVMYANCGPSCAAGKSGFCNHILALMLKVCKYTLYNCVNVTELKDEVDQNSSTVCTSALQTWHKPRVEGISPYPVMEIAVLKTRLQDHKSCGIVCQLYEARKVNRKSKLQEFVSSVQSIDSNLGLIQTCDVSKIGEGELVETRFGESPAGSMTTLVEGYFSLNCSGMYLSIISLDGHNGISLNLKYKTFTQVITILLTVACDIPYK, from the exons atggcaaatgtaTCATATGGTCCACATTTGTTGACTGAGGATGATATACCAGGTAGCTCTCTTTCCGGAAGAAATCCGGCAAGCCTTAAAAACCCCGAGCTTAGATTCTGGCTCAAATGCCGAGGCGACTCGTGTAAGGGCTTGACAACGAAGGCACAACTTGTGAAAAG AGTGGAGGAATACATTAGGAGAAATCTACACCAATGCATTGTTGACCCGGACGAAAACATGATATACACAAGGCGAAAACTGCATTTTCTTGGATCTTCGAATTCAGTAGGGGAGTCAAGCAATGCTGGTATTCGATCATCTTCAGATACTGCTGCTAGCTCAAACACATTAACGACGGCACAGATACCAAAGTTTCCTGCTGATGGCTGGGgaatttcacttgaaaagtctCCTCATTTTACTAGGGTTGAAATGGATAAACATGTCGCCAGGTCGGGCAAAAATATGGGCGCTGGAGTGCATCTTTCTCTCCCAACTGGGTTAGCCAAAGCTAAGACGTACCTAAAAGATGACTACTTACATGATATTCAAACTAATTACGATCAGCGCTACTTTTTTTACCGCGCCAAATGCTTCCACAGTtttaaaagaaacgaaaaccCTCACAATTTAGATCTTGCTTTATGTATTGTTTCTGGTGATGTGATGTATGCAAATTGCGGCCCTTCTTGTGCAGCCGGGAAGTCTGGTTTTTGCAATCATATACTGGCATTAATGCTTAAAGTTTGTAAATATACCCTTTATAATTGCGTGAATGTCACAGAACTTAAGGATGAAGTTGATCAAAACTCTTCCACAGTGTGCACCTCAGCCTTACAGACATGGCATAAACCAAGGGTAGAAGGTATTTCACCATATCCTGTCATGGAGATTGCTGTCCTTAAGACAAGGCTACAGGACCACAAAAGTTGTGGTATTGTCTGTCAACTGTATGAAGCTAGGAAAGTTAACAGAAAATCCAAGCTACAAGAATTTGTTTCATCTGTTCAGAGTATAGATTCAAACTTAGGCTTAATCCAGACTTGTGATGTGAGCAAAATTGGTGAGGGTGAGCTTGTTGAAACAAGATTTGGAGAAAGCCCAGCTGGATCAATGACTACTCTTGTAGAAGGATATTTCTCCTTGAATTGCTCTGGCATGTACTTATCAATCATTTCCCTCGATGGCCACAATGGTATATCCTTGAACCTCAAATACAAAACGTTCACCCAAGTAATAACAATCCTGCTTACTGTGGCTTGTGATATACCATACAAATAG